GCAAGGCATGCCATAGCATTTTACAAAAGCGTAACATCAACAGGCATGTTGAACGAAGCCATCCTTCCAATTATGTCAAAAGGTATAAAAGGCGTTTTAGAAAACATGCCGGTGGCACTCTCTTTCTTACTTAAAGGAAAGATGCCGCCACCAATAGTAAAACCTATAGAAGACATTGAAGGCTTTAAAAAGGTCGTTTCTCTCTCTGCGGAGGTTGAATAATGAAAAAGTATGCTTTCTATCCAGGATGCGCCCCAAAAGGTGCAGCAATCGAATCTTATATATCAGCAAAGACAGTAATGGATAAATTAGGAATAGATTACACCGAACCTGTATCTTTCAGTTGTTGCGGAGCCGGGAACGTTGAAGAAGTGAAACCTTATGTTGCACTCGGTATAAACGCAAGGAATCTTGCAATAGCAGAAAAAGAGGAACGAGATATCATAACCATCTGTAGCACCTGCTACTTAGAACTAAAAAAAGCTAAAAAGCAACTTACAGAAAACGAAAGATTAAAAGAAGAGATGAACGAAATCCTCTCCGAAACAGGCTTAAGATATGAAGGAAAAGTTGAGGTTAAACTCCTTCACCAGGTAATACTGGACGAATATGAAGAAAAGATATCCTCCATGGTAACAAATAAGCTCAAAAACCTGAAAGTGTATCCTTTCTATGGATGTCACACCATACGCCCAAGGGACATAATAGGTTACGACGATCCGGAAAATCCTTCCTCCCTCGAAAGATTAATCAAACTCCTCGGTGCAACCCCTGTTTCAGGAGCACGCAGGATCTTATGCTGCGGGTTTCACGCTTCATTTTCAGCCTCAGAAATAGCCATGAAACTAACGGGGCTCAACTTAAAAGAAGCCCACGACATGGATGCCGACTGTGTAATAACACCCTGTCCTTTATGTCATCTGAACATGGATGCCAATCAGAAAAAGGCACTGAATACAATAAAAAGCCAATTTATAATGCCTGTTCTTCACGTTCAGCAGTTAATCGGACTAGCGATAGGCCTTTCTCCAGAAGAGGTGGCCCTTCAGAAAAAC
The Desulfurobacterium indicum DNA segment above includes these coding regions:
- a CDS encoding CoB--CoM heterodisulfide reductase iron-sulfur subunit B family protein — protein: MKKYAFYPGCAPKGAAIESYISAKTVMDKLGIDYTEPVSFSCCGAGNVEEVKPYVALGINARNLAIAEKEERDIITICSTCYLELKKAKKQLTENERLKEEMNEILSETGLRYEGKVEVKLLHQVILDEYEEKISSMVTNKLKNLKVYPFYGCHTIRPRDIIGYDDPENPSSLERLIKLLGATPVSGARRILCCGFHASFSASEIAMKLTGLNLKEAHDMDADCVITPCPLCHLNMDANQKKALNTIKSQFIMPVLHVQQLIGLAIGLSPEEVALQKNVIPALYIV